Within the Corallococcus exiguus genome, the region AGCACGGGCGCGCTCATCAGCACGCTGGTGGACCTGTTCCACACGCCGGGCCAGGAGGCGAACGCGCGGCGGCTCTTGCTGGGCAACTACACGTGCACGGTGGAGTCGGACCTGTACTGCGTGAACTCCACGTGGCTGTGGAACCTGGCGGAGGACACGCGGGGCCTGGTGAAGTTCGACGGCATCTATACGAAGCTGGATCAATTCATCCAGCCGGCGATGTTGCACAACGGCACGGAGCTGGTGTCGGTGTCGGTGGATTTCCAGACGGGCGACGTGTTCAGCGTGAGCGACCAGGACCCGGCGGACTTCAAGCCGGGCGCGTCGGACCATCTGCGCAAGGGCGGGATGATTCACGCCATCGTGGCGTCCATCGCGGAGCCGGTGCTGTCGAACCCGGCGGGCAAGCTGCCGTCGGCGGCGGGTGACCGCACGGGGACGTACTACGACGGCGGGGTGCGCTCCGGGCTTCCGCTGCTCCAGGCGGTGGAGCGTGGGGCGGAGCGCGTGCTGGTGATTTCGACGGGAGGGATGAACCCGTCACCAGCGATGGATCCGAAGAACGCGATGAGCGTGCTGATGCGCACCATCGATTTGTTCGTGGCGCAGCCGCGCGTGGCGGAGGTGCAGCAGGCGGAGTTGCTCGCGGTGACGCGCCGGCTGGGCGAGTACAACGTCTGCACGCTGCGAGGCGCGACGGAGGACTTCTGCCGCCGCAAGGGCACGGGCTTCCAGCCTCAGATGGTGGGGCCGGGGGCGGGGCAGGCGGTGTGGATGGGCTCGGCGCGCTTCGACCAGGTGGCGAGCAGCTGGCGCAGCACGTGGATGTTCAAGCCCGAGTCGGGGTTGGCGACGGCGAGCGGCTACTCGTTCACGCCAGAGGTGATGCAGCCGCTCTTCGTGGCGGGCGTGGAGTCCATGCAGAAGCGCTGCACGGAGGTGCTGTCCCTGTTCGACATCCAGGGTTCGCTGGCGGCGAAGGAGTGCGCGCGCCAGCTGGTGGAGGTGGCGGACGAGGCGCGCGAGGCGCTCCCGTCCGTGGCGCAGTGCCGCGCGGACAAGCCGGAGCGCCGCACGTGTGACTGACGCGCGCTACCTGCCGCCGTCGATGACCCACTTGCCCCAGCCGGCGAGCTCGGTGCCGTCCTCGGGCACGCGCTTGCCCTTGGGCGCGGTGCGGTAGACGGAATCCGCGAGCGGGATGAAGCGGGCCTCGTCCGCGAGTCCGTTGAGCGCGGCGCCCCAGGGGTCGGCGGCGTAGGTGGTGACCTGCACGCGGCGCTCGGCGCCTTCGCCCGCGGGCGCTTCGAGGACGAAGGCGGGGATGGGGTGCTGAGCGACGGTGAAGGTCTCGCGGCGCGGCGGCGCGGTGCCGGCGGCGACGGGAGGCCACTGCTGCGGCTGGCTGACGGCTTCGCTGACGGCGGCGAGCAGGGCCTCTTCCAGGGGCTGGGGCTCGGCGTCGCGGAAGTCGGCGCACGGGGCGTCGCCGGTGGGGCCGGTCAGCTCCTTGCGAAGGACGAAGCCGCGCTCGGCGCCCAGGCAGACGCGGCGCACGGAGGGCGTGCCGGAGAGGTCCTGGCGCACGTCGTACCAAGTGCCCGGGCCCCAGGGCCGGTCGAGCACGGGCACGTTGCCCGCGGCGTCGGAGCCCTGGCGGAAGGACACGAGCGTGAGCTGCTGGCTGCCGCTGGCGCCGAAGCCGGAGAGCGTGGTGCTGGCGTCGAGCAGGCCATGGGTGAGGTACAGCGGGCCGGGCTCATTGGCATAGAGGCGGTTGTGGAGGGGGCCGTCGCTGGGGCGGCGGTCGTCCAGGAAGCGGCGGGCCTCCCAGGTGCGTCCGGCGGCGGTGGTCTGTTCGGCGGAGCGCTGGCCGCGGTGCTCTTCCTTCCAGGGCTGCGTCTCCTCCGTGCGCATGGGCAGCACGCGAGGCTGGGAGAGGCGCGGGTGGGCCAGGGGCCTGCCCTGATCATCCGTGAAGGTGACGGTAAGCCACGCCCAAGGCGCCTGGACGGAGACGACTTCCAGCGTGACATGGCCGGCCACGCCCACGCCGGTGTCCGCGCCAGGGCGGCCCCGGTGGGCAGAGAAGGCGTATTCCACGCGGTCGCCCACGCGGGCGCGCTGCCACGGTGAGGGCGTGGCGTCCGTGTTGGGAACTCCGGCGTCCAGTACGGAGGCCTCGGTCGGAGCGGAGGCGTCGGGCTGCTCGGTGGCGGTGGCGGTGGTGCCGTCGGAGGGGGAGACGGCACGAGGCTTCATGCTCTCGCAGCCCGTGGTCAGCAGGAGCGCGGAGCACAGCAGGAAGGGAGCGCGGAAGAGGGGGCGTCGCATGTGGTCGCTAGATACACGGAGCCCCGAGTGGAGCCGTGTGGACGGTGTCCGCATGAGTGGCGTCAACGTGCGCTGGTAGACAGCTCGGAGGAAGACTCCAGCCACGTGCCCCAGCGGAGGAGCCGGCTGTCGGAACGGTATTCGCGCGCTCCTTCTTCGGACTGTCGGTACACCCCTTCCGAGAGCCGGTCGAAGCGCACCTCCATGGGGAGCCCCCGGAGCACGGGACTCCACAGGTCGATGGAGTAGCTCCGGGACCGTCTCCAGGAGGCATCCTCCCAGGGATGCGCTTGGTCTTCGTCGAGGTACGCCACCACGGACTCCTGCCCCAGGTGGACCCGCACCAACCTGGGAAGAGGGGCCCCGTAGTCGCGAGGGGGCCAAGTGGGAATGTAGACGGAGTTGTTGACGAGGTGGAGCAACGCATCCTCCAACGGAAGGACCTCCGCGCCCTGGAAGTCCTCACACTGGACTTCGTCCCGCGGTTTTTCCCAAACCTTGCGCAGCAGGTAGCCCTGCTCCGCGCCAAGACAGACACTCTTCCTGAAGTCACCCCAACTGGCGCGCTCCTGTGTCTCGTACCAGGTACCCGGTCCCCAGGGCTGGTCCATGCCTGGAGGGGTCCCTCCAGAGGTGCCTGCGCCCCGCCGGAATGACACGAGCGCGAGGCGGTGGTGGCTCATCATGAAGAAGCCAGCGGAGAAGGAGACTTCGAGGAGCCCTCGCGTGAGATAGAGCGGCCCCGGAGGCTCCGCGTAGATTCGATGTTGTGTAGGGCCGTCCCCCATGGATTCGTCACGGGATGTTCGCTGTGCCAGCCAATGATGACCGGCGGCGAAGGCCCGGATGCGAACGGGAACGCTTCCCTCAATGCCTGGGGGCGGATGCGCCGGGGCCTGTCCCATCCGCACGGGCAATACGTAGTCGTGGCTCAGGAACGGATGCGGATGGGGCTGTCCGTCATTTCGCGTGACCCGGATGGAGAGCCAGACCCAGGGTGGCCTCACGGCGACAACTTCCACGAAGAGCTGGCCCGCTGAAGCGCTGCTCCCCCGGCTGGAATCGCCCTGGGCGTAGAAGGCGTACTCCACGCGGTCGCCCACGCGCGCGTCCTGCCAGGACGTGGGCGTTTGGTCCGAGGTGCTCCCTGGAGGAACCTCCGTCACGGTACTGAAGCCCCGTGGCCTGGACGTCCCGCAGCCCACGAGCAGGACCAGGGCCACACCGGCCACCGCGATGAATCCCTGACGGAAAGACTGTCGTTGCATCTGGCGGACGCCCCCTGTCTGCCATTGACGCACGGACCGGCTTCCGGCGCCAGGGTCTTGACCGCAATGGCGCTACTCCACGGAGATCTCCCGGTAGACCACGTCACTGGGGCCCAGCCGGTTCACGGTGTCGACGAAGCGCTCGGAGACGACGATGCGGGTGGTGTCCTCCACGCCGAAGAGGTCGAGGCCTGCGGGAATGGATTCGCCCAGCAACCAGCGCTCCGGTGGGAGGTAGAAGCCGTGGCTCCCGCAGTAACCGCAGGTGGGCACCCGGTCGCGGTCCTGGATGCACGCAGGATGCAGCTTCACCAGGGGACGTGCTTCCAGTTCGTATTGCGGCAGCTCCTTCGTGCGGCGGTTTCGCAGCTCCGCCCGGACCGGGATGATGCCATTCAGCCCTGCCTCTTGAATCGCTGCGAGCGTGTCCTCACGCACGAGGACCTGCCACGAAGGCATCGCGGTGACGGGTCCGAACCGGCCCATCGCCCTGCCCACGAGGGGACCGAATTGGCAGCCCGGCTCAAGCTGAATCTCCGGGGGAACGAAGGGAAGGACCAGGGCCTTGCGCCGCACATACTCCTCGAGCGGCTGCGGCCAGACGCTCTTCAGTTCGTCTTTTTCGGGCAAGGTGGACAGGTCCACTGACGGGTACGCCGTCATGACTCCCCAGGTCTCACAGCGCTGGCAGAGGACGCTTGGCAGGTACCATTGGCGCTCGGCGCGGTAGGACCCACTCCAATGGAAGGAGTCCAGGTCCCTCGGTGTGGACACTTCGAAGTAGCGCATCTGTCAGTCCCCTACCGGGATGGGCGCGAGGTCCACCTGCTGCCAATAGGTCATGGTCAAACCAAAGAGACCGTACTTCTGAATCATCAGGGAGGCGTAGTCGAAGTGCTGCTCACGGTTCCCTCTTCGTCCCTGGTCGTCAATGAAGGTTTGCCAGTCCTGGTTCCAGGGACCGCCGCCTGCTCCACGATGGATGCGCTTGTGCAGGTCCGCATCAATGGCGATGACGTACTGGTGGATGTCGATCAGCTTGGAATTGAAATGCGCTTTGAACGCCTGCGGGAAGATGTGGTGCCGCTCCTTGGGCCGCTTCGCCCATTCCTCCAGCGCCTTCTGGCGCTTCACCTCGCTGGGCAGCTTTTCGCGCGGATACCAGCGGAACACCATGACGGGCATCGCATCGCCCGGAAGGCCCTGCGCACTGCCCCACGTCCGCTGTGGCCCACTGCCCGGCGCCACGAACACCGGCGGCGCGAGTGCGCTCCGCGTGCGCACCACGCGACCCGGCTCCAGGTCCTCGCACCGGAACAGCGCGCAGGCTCCATCCACGCACCAGGGCGCGAGGCACTGGTCCTCGTCCCCATCCGCGCATTCACTTCCAGTCTCCGCCTCCGCCCACAAGGCCTCCGGCGAGAACGCCGGAGCAGATGACGTCGACGCACAGCTCCAGAGCAGCCCTACGAGCAGCCAGCACAGTCCGCGCATGCATCTCCCGGAAATGACGCTTCGTGAAGCATGCCAGGGGCACCACCCCCACCCGGAGTGGAACCGTGTCCCCCGGCACTGCTAGACCATGGCCCTCGGTCACATCGCACATGGAGCCCCGCGCATGCCTTCGCCCCTGTCCATCCGCCGTGTCGTCCTCTACAAGCACGGCGTCGGCTACTTCGAGCGCCGGGGGAAGGTGACCGGCAGCGAGACCGCGCACCTGGACTTCAAGGCGCGCGACATGAACGACGTGCTCAAGTCCATGACCGTGCTGGACCTGAACGGTGGCTCCGTGTCCGCCGTGAGCTACGACTCCACCAAGCCCCTGGAGCAGCTCCTCTCCGAAGCCACCATCCGCATCCCTGAACACGGCAGCCTCACCGCGCTGCTCGGTCAGGTGAAGGGCGCCCGCGTCCGTGCCCGCGTCGGCGGCGCGCAGGTGGAAGGCGCCATCGTCGGTCTGGAGTCGCTGCCCGTCGTCCAGGGGGAGGCCAGCGTCGTGCGCCCCTTCCTCACGCTGCTCGTCGGCGCGTCGCTGCGCACCTTCGACGTGCTGGAGCTGGGCGAGCTGGAGTTCCTCGACGAGGCCGTGCGCAAGGACCTGGAGTTCTACCTGGCCACCGTCATGTCCTCGTACAAGAAGGACTCCAAGCGGCTGTCCATCCTCACCGCCGGAGAGGGCTCGCGCGAGCTGTTCGTCAGCTACGTGCTGGAGTCCCCCGTGTGGAAGACCAGCTACCGCATCCTCCTGGATGAAGGACAACCGCCCCTCCTCCAGGGTTGGGCCATGGTGGACAACACCGGTGACGAGGACTGGGTGGACGTGGAGCTGTCCCTCATCGCCGGCCTGCCCGTGTCCTTCGTCCACGACCTCTACAACCCCCGCTACCTGCGCCGCCCCGTCGTGGAGGTGCGCTCGGAGACCGGCGTCGCGCCCGTCATCCCCGAGGAGGCCTACGAGAGCGCCCCCGCCGAGCCCATGATGGAGTCCGCGGACGACGGCTCCTTCGGCTCCGCGGACATGGCGTCCACCGTCATGCCCGCCATGGCCGCGCCCCCGCCGGCCCCCCGCAGGATGCGCGCCAAGGGCGGCCCGATGATTGGCGGCAGCGGACGCGGCGGCATGCGCGAGGCGCTGGAGCAGAGCACCGCGGTGACGACGCTCACCAAGGAGGTGGGCGACCTCTTCGAATACGGCGTGGACCGCCCCGTCACCGTGCACCGCAACCAGAGCGCGCTCGTCCCCATCGTGCACCGACCCTTCGAGGGCCGCCGCGTGCTGCTCTACAACCGCTCCACGCGTGAGAAGAACCCGATGTCCTGCATCGAGTTCAAGAACACCACCGGCCTCACGCTGGAGGGCGGCCCCGTCACCATCACCGAGGACGAGACCTACGTGGGCGAGGCGATGCTCGACACGCTCAAGCCCGACGACGTGCGCTTCGTCCCCTACGCCGTGGAGCTGTCCTGCATCATGTCCGTGGAGGAGGACCAGGAGGATGGCCCGGTGTTCCGAGCGCGGCTCAACCGGGGCACCCTGGTGGTGGAGTTCTTCCACCAGCGCCGCACGAAGGTCCTCGCGCGCAACAAGGCGAAGCGCCCCCAGGTGCTCTTCGTGGAGCACCCGCGCACCGGCTGGGAGTTGAAGGACACGGCCACCCCTGCGGAGACCACGGACGGCTTCTGGCGCTTCAAGCGCGAGCTGGCCCCGGGCACCTCCGACACGCTCGTCATCACCGAGCGCACCCGGGGCCACCGCCAGTACTACCTCGGCAACCTGGGGCTGGAGGAGGTGACGTTCTTCCTCGACTCACGCTACATCGACCCGCGCGTCGCCCAGGCCCTGCGCGACGTGGTGGCCATGCGCGAGAAGCAGTCGAACGTCGCCCGCGACATCCAGCGCCTCAACGAGGAGCGCACCCAGCTCTTCAAGGACCAGGAGCGGATCCGCTCCAACATCGACTCGCTCAAGAGCGGCGCGTCCCAGCGCGAGCTGGTGGAGCGCTTCGTCACCAAGCTCAACGCGCAGGAGGACCGGCTGGAGAGCATCGGCCGGGAGCTGGAGCGACTCGAGCTGGAGCGCACCCGCCTGCAGGCGGAGACGAACCAGCGCATCGAGTCGCTCTCCTACGAGGCGGACCTGTAGCTACTTCGCGTCCGCGCGGAACACCTCGCGGCCCGCGACCACCGTCAGCCGGACCTGCCCGGTGAGCAGGTCCGCCGGGGGCGCGTCCACGGGGTCCACCGACAGCGCCACGAAGTCCGCGTCCATGCCCGGCATCAGCCGGCCACGCTGTGCTTCCGCGAAGGACGCGTAGGCCGCGCCCACCGTGAAGCCCTCCAGCGCCTCTTCACCGCTCAGGCGCTGGTCCGGGTGCCACCCGCCCGGGGGCTGGCCGCTGGCGTCCTGCCGCGTGCGCGCCGCGTACAGCCCCGCGAGCACGTCCGGCCGCTCCACCGGGAAGTCGCTGCCCAGCGCCAGCACGGCGCCCGCGGCCTTCAGCTTCTGCCACGCGTAGGCGTTCTGGATGCGCTCCAAGCCCACGCGCTTCTCCGCCCAGGGCATGTCGCTGGTGGCGTGCGTGGGCTGCACGCTCGCCACGAAGCCGTTCGCGCCCAGCCGGGTGATGTCCTCGGCCGTCATGATCTGCGCGTGCTCCACGCGCGGACGCGCGGCCTTGGTCCCCGTGGCCGAAAGCTCCCGCGACAGCGTGTCCAGGAGCAGCGTGTTGGCGCGGTCGCCAATCGCATGCGTCGCCACCTGGAAGCCCCGGCCCACGAAGGCGTGCACGCGGAAGGCGTACTCCTCCGGGGACAGCAGCAGCAGTCCGCGGTGGCCGGGCTCGTCGCTGTAGGCCGCGCCCAGCGCCGCGCCCCGGCTGCCCAGCGCGCCGTCCAGGGTGAGCTTCACCGCGCGCATCGTCAGGAGCCTGCCCTGGAAGGGGCCGTCCTTCAGGTACTGCACGCGGTCATCCGTCTGGCCATCCGCCATGGCGTAGACGCGCAGGGGCAGGGTGCCCGCCTTGTCCCAGGCCTGGAACAGGCGGAACGTGCGCAGGTCCATGCCCGCGTCGTGCACGCCGGTGAGGCCCACGCGCGCGCAGTGCTCCAGCGCGGCCTTCATGCGTGCCTCGTGCTGCTCCTTCGTGGGCGGGGGCAGCGCCTTCAGCGCCAGGTCCATGGCGTTGTCGATGAGCACGCCGCTGGGGTCGCCCCCCGGCAACCGCTGGATGGTGCCGCCCTCGGGGTCCTTCGTGTCACGGGTGATGTTCGCGCGCTTGAGCGCCGCGCCGTTGAGCCACAGCGCGTGCCCGTCGATGCGCCACAGCACCACGGGCGTGTCCTTCAGGTGCTCGCCCATGTCCGCGAGGGTGGGGAAGCGCGGCGTGTCCCAGTCGTTCTGGTCCCAGCCCTGCCCCACCAGCCAGTCGCCCTGGTACGCGGTGGCCGGGGCCTTCTCCAGCCGCTGGCGCACCTCCGCCAGCGACGCGGTGCCCTCCAGCCGCACGCCCGCGAGCGCCTGGCCCAGCCCCGCCAGGTGCCCGTGCGAATCGGTGAGGCCCGGGACCACCGTCGCGTCACCCAGCTCCACCACGCGCGCGGTGGCGCCCGCCGCGGCGAGCACCTCCTCACGCGTGCCCACGGCCAGCACCTTGCCGTCCCGCACGGCGAGCGCCTGGGCCTCCGGCTTCGCGGCATCCAGCGTGCGGATGCGTTTGGCCACGTACACCGTGGGCGCGTCCGCGACCGCCTGCTCCGCGGGCGTTCCCTCCGGCACGCGCCGCGAGCAACCCGCGCCCGCACACAGGACCAGCGCCCCCAGCATCCAACCGAGACGTCCTCGCATCATCCGCGCACCCGCCATGACCGTTCGTTCGCCCGGGCAGGAAAGTCCCGGGACATCGCGCGCGGCACTCTGACGCACGCCCCGCGCGACGGCCAGTTCCGCGAGTCACCGCTGGCTAGCGCCCCACGCGCAGCGTGTATGTGTAATCAATGGGCGTGCCGAAGGGCGCCAGCGCCTGCACGCGCACCACGTGCTCCCCCGGGGAGAGCTGGAGCATCAGCCACCACCCGTCCGTCACGCCGCGCTGCTCGCCCCCCACGAGGCACGGGTCCGGAATCTTCCCCACGAGGCTGGGGTCCGCGTCGAAGGTGAACAGGCCGCTGGTGTGACGGTGGCGGCGGGTGTCCACGCGCCGGCCATCCACGGTGACCACCAGGTCCTGCGTGCCGTTGTTGAAGTCGAGGGCGCCCTGGCGGAGGAAGTCCTCCAGCGTCTGGCCCGGCG harbors:
- a CDS encoding patatin-like phospholipase family protein, with protein sequence MRRHLTPLLMFLAASASGCSFLRTDVLLDTLNTPDSSNPKDVPVRVPAVERVAGLTRAQLTDSYVDPARAGAWMEALGASPEAVLDMSACLVQHAGNDSASCYENDARTGYVDRTVKASAWGVPMPAQALPVAAAAAEEVDAERFLANAMGIGPSLAALQQSLEVPLTREVLAQGIQRGAASAAAYVRARSWRRDLQRPSNAVVLSGGGANGAFSAGAMWRLLGILEQCRGKPAPEGCGDARIDLAAGTSTGALISTLVDLFHTPGQEANARRLLLGNYTCTVESDLYCVNSTWLWNLAEDTRGLVKFDGIYTKLDQFIQPAMLHNGTELVSVSVDFQTGDVFSVSDQDPADFKPGASDHLRKGGMIHAIVASIAEPVLSNPAGKLPSAAGDRTGTYYDGGVRSGLPLLQAVERGAERVLVISTGGMNPSPAMDPKNAMSVLMRTIDLFVAQPRVAEVQQAELLAVTRRLGEYNVCTLRGATEDFCRRKGTGFQPQMVGPGAGQAVWMGSARFDQVASSWRSTWMFKPESGLATASGYSFTPEVMQPLFVAGVESMQKRCTEVLSLFDIQGSLAAKECARQLVEVADEAREALPSVAQCRADKPERRTCD
- a CDS encoding DUF6068 family protein, which produces MRRPLFRAPFLLCSALLLTTGCESMKPRAVSPSDGTTATATEQPDASAPTEASVLDAGVPNTDATPSPWQRARVGDRVEYAFSAHRGRPGADTGVGVAGHVTLEVVSVQAPWAWLTVTFTDDQGRPLAHPRLSQPRVLPMRTEETQPWKEEHRGQRSAEQTTAAGRTWEARRFLDDRRPSDGPLHNRLYANEPGPLYLTHGLLDASTTLSGFGASGSQQLTLVSFRQGSDAAGNVPVLDRPWGPGTWYDVRQDLSGTPSVRRVCLGAERGFVLRKELTGPTGDAPCADFRDAEPQPLEEALLAAVSEAVSQPQQWPPVAAGTAPPRRETFTVAQHPIPAFVLEAPAGEGAERRVQVTTYAADPWGAALNGLADEARFIPLADSVYRTAPKGKRVPEDGTELAGWGKWVIDGGR
- a CDS encoding DUF6068 family protein, translated to MQRQSFRQGFIAVAGVALVLLVGCGTSRPRGFSTVTEVPPGSTSDQTPTSWQDARVGDRVEYAFYAQGDSSRGSSASAGQLFVEVVAVRPPWVWLSIRVTRNDGQPHPHPFLSHDYVLPVRMGQAPAHPPPGIEGSVPVRIRAFAAGHHWLAQRTSRDESMGDGPTQHRIYAEPPGPLYLTRGLLEVSFSAGFFMMSHHRLALVSFRRGAGTSGGTPPGMDQPWGPGTWYETQERASWGDFRKSVCLGAEQGYLLRKVWEKPRDEVQCEDFQGAEVLPLEDALLHLVNNSVYIPTWPPRDYGAPLPRLVRVHLGQESVVAYLDEDQAHPWEDASWRRSRSYSIDLWSPVLRGLPMEVRFDRLSEGVYRQSEEGAREYRSDSRLLRWGTWLESSSELSTSAR
- the sitI6 gene encoding SitI6 family double-CXXCG motif immunity protein; this encodes MRYFEVSTPRDLDSFHWSGSYRAERQWYLPSVLCQRCETWGVMTAYPSVDLSTLPEKDELKSVWPQPLEEYVRRKALVLPFVPPEIQLEPGCQFGPLVGRAMGRFGPVTAMPSWQVLVREDTLAAIQEAGLNGIIPVRAELRNRRTKELPQYELEARPLVKLHPACIQDRDRVPTCGYCGSHGFYLPPERWLLGESIPAGLDLFGVEDTTRIVVSERFVDTVNRLGPSDVVYREISVE
- the sitA6 gene encoding SitA6 family polymorphic toxin lipoprotein; the encoded protein is MRGLCWLLVGLLWSCASTSSAPAFSPEALWAEAETGSECADGDEDQCLAPWCVDGACALFRCEDLEPGRVVRTRSALAPPVFVAPGSGPQRTWGSAQGLPGDAMPVMVFRWYPREKLPSEVKRQKALEEWAKRPKERHHIFPQAFKAHFNSKLIDIHQYVIAIDADLHKRIHRGAGGGPWNQDWQTFIDDQGRRGNREQHFDYASLMIQKYGLFGLTMTYWQQVDLAPIPVGD
- a CDS encoding DUF4139 domain-containing protein; its protein translation is MPSPLSIRRVVLYKHGVGYFERRGKVTGSETAHLDFKARDMNDVLKSMTVLDLNGGSVSAVSYDSTKPLEQLLSEATIRIPEHGSLTALLGQVKGARVRARVGGAQVEGAIVGLESLPVVQGEASVVRPFLTLLVGASLRTFDVLELGELEFLDEAVRKDLEFYLATVMSSYKKDSKRLSILTAGEGSRELFVSYVLESPVWKTSYRILLDEGQPPLLQGWAMVDNTGDEDWVDVELSLIAGLPVSFVHDLYNPRYLRRPVVEVRSETGVAPVIPEEAYESAPAEPMMESADDGSFGSADMASTVMPAMAAPPPAPRRMRAKGGPMIGGSGRGGMREALEQSTAVTTLTKEVGDLFEYGVDRPVTVHRNQSALVPIVHRPFEGRRVLLYNRSTREKNPMSCIEFKNTTGLTLEGGPVTITEDETYVGEAMLDTLKPDDVRFVPYAVELSCIMSVEEDQEDGPVFRARLNRGTLVVEFFHQRRTKVLARNKAKRPQVLFVEHPRTGWELKDTATPAETTDGFWRFKRELAPGTSDTLVITERTRGHRQYYLGNLGLEEVTFFLDSRYIDPRVAQALRDVVAMREKQSNVARDIQRLNEERTQLFKDQERIRSNIDSLKSGASQRELVERFVTKLNAQEDRLESIGRELERLELERTRLQAETNQRIESLSYEADL
- a CDS encoding amidohydrolase, with the translated sequence MMRGRLGWMLGALVLCAGAGCSRRVPEGTPAEQAVADAPTVYVAKRIRTLDAAKPEAQALAVRDGKVLAVGTREEVLAAAGATARVVELGDATVVPGLTDSHGHLAGLGQALAGVRLEGTASLAEVRQRLEKAPATAYQGDWLVGQGWDQNDWDTPRFPTLADMGEHLKDTPVVLWRIDGHALWLNGAALKRANITRDTKDPEGGTIQRLPGGDPSGVLIDNAMDLALKALPPPTKEQHEARMKAALEHCARVGLTGVHDAGMDLRTFRLFQAWDKAGTLPLRVYAMADGQTDDRVQYLKDGPFQGRLLTMRAVKLTLDGALGSRGAALGAAYSDEPGHRGLLLLSPEEYAFRVHAFVGRGFQVATHAIGDRANTLLLDTLSRELSATGTKAARPRVEHAQIMTAEDITRLGANGFVASVQPTHATSDMPWAEKRVGLERIQNAYAWQKLKAAGAVLALGSDFPVERPDVLAGLYAARTRQDASGQPPGGWHPDQRLSGEEALEGFTVGAAYASFAEAQRGRLMPGMDADFVALSVDPVDAPPADLLTGQVRLTVVAGREVFRADAK